The following proteins are co-located in the Flammeovirga kamogawensis genome:
- a CDS encoding PP2C family protein-serine/threonine phosphatase — protein MKIVALQKKIKELEALISEKDKQIKELKESEVALADANVRIAELFMNLEDAQESIIDQKNEIQIQNEELSENLEELTLINEQLSIAQTLNENLHKHKIQSEVIKRAHEKVLSSIHYAQNIQKSIFPSSKTLRENFPNYFKIFYPKDLVGGDFYWSTKINNKKILVVADCTGHGVPGAFMTLIAITLLERFVCVQKITDPKEINRNIDKAIIKLLKQEKESSNRDSIDLTILVEDDKENTITISSAKRPYLKVNNNEVSQIKGDRNPVGDTTVAMKKFTNHTYDKIAGDRYYLFSDGITDQFGGPEDKKLGSKNLIKFLSSIQEKPFVQQQSDLEEFLNKWMKDQQQIDDIVFFGLELS, from the coding sequence ATGAAGATTGTTGCATTACAAAAAAAGATTAAAGAACTCGAAGCTTTAATTTCAGAAAAAGATAAACAAATTAAAGAATTAAAGGAAAGTGAAGTCGCACTTGCTGATGCTAATGTGCGTATTGCTGAACTCTTTATGAATTTAGAAGATGCACAAGAAAGTATAATTGATCAAAAAAATGAGATTCAAATTCAGAATGAAGAACTTTCTGAAAACCTGGAGGAGTTAACTTTAATCAATGAGCAGCTTAGCATTGCTCAAACATTAAACGAAAACCTTCATAAACATAAAATCCAATCAGAAGTAATTAAAAGAGCACATGAAAAAGTATTAAGTAGTATTCATTATGCTCAAAACATTCAAAAAAGTATCTTTCCCTCCTCTAAAACTTTAAGGGAAAATTTCCCTAATTATTTTAAAATTTTCTACCCTAAGGATCTTGTTGGAGGCGATTTCTATTGGTCTACTAAAATTAATAACAAAAAAATATTAGTAGTTGCAGATTGTACTGGTCATGGTGTACCCGGGGCATTTATGACATTAATTGCTATTACTTTATTAGAGCGTTTTGTTTGTGTTCAGAAAATTACGGATCCAAAAGAAATCAATAGGAATATTGATAAGGCAATAATTAAACTCTTAAAACAAGAGAAAGAAAGTAGTAATAGAGACAGTATTGACCTTACAATACTTGTTGAAGACGACAAAGAAAACACCATCACAATCTCTAGTGCAAAACGCCCTTATTTAAAGGTTAACAATAACGAGGTAAGTCAAATAAAAGGAGACAGAAACCCTGTTGGTGACACTACCGTAGCTATGAAAAAATTCACAAACCATACCTACGATAAAATAGCTGGAGATCGATATTATTTGTTCTCAGATGGAATTACTGATCAATTTGGAGGACCTGAAGATAAAAAATTGGGTTCTAAAAATTTAATTAAATTTCTATCATCAATTCAAGAAAAGCCCTTTGTTCAACAACAAAGTGATTTAGAAGAGTTCTTAAATAAATGGATGAAAGATCAACAACAAATTGATGATATCGTATTTTTTGGTTTAGAATTATCATAA
- a CDS encoding DsrE/DsrF/DrsH-like family protein, protein MEFNDPNLKEYIDQLVDEKLTEKTKEFSAQFEAIQNTLTTLKTAQQPNEKVTMLVTSFELDKIMPAFIIANGAASFGMDVTIFFTLWGINALKDKSVYSGKTIKEKLITMMLPNTPQTTTISRLNMLGVGTEMMKMMMKENNIETLPDLIDLSVDMGAKLIACQMTMGMMGITTEEIRKDVEFGGVATYIEEASDATITLTF, encoded by the coding sequence ATGGAATTCAACGACCCAAATTTAAAAGAATATATTGATCAGTTAGTTGATGAAAAACTTACTGAAAAAACAAAGGAGTTTAGTGCCCAATTTGAGGCTATTCAAAATACACTCACAACTTTAAAAACAGCACAGCAACCTAATGAAAAAGTTACGATGCTCGTTACAAGTTTTGAGTTAGACAAGATTATGCCTGCATTTATTATTGCTAATGGAGCTGCAAGTTTTGGGATGGATGTCACTATATTTTTTACTTTATGGGGAATTAATGCTTTAAAAGATAAAAGTGTTTATTCTGGTAAAACCATTAAGGAAAAATTAATTACGATGATGTTACCAAATACTCCACAGACAACAACTATTTCTAGGTTGAATATGCTTGGTGTTGGTACAGAAATGATGAAGATGATGATGAAAGAAAATAACATCGAAACATTACCAGATCTAATTGATTTATCTGTAGACATGGGTGCAAAATTAATTGCCTGCCAAATGACTATGGGCATGATGGGAATTACAACTGAAGAAATAAGAAAAGATGTTGAGTTTGGAGGTGTAGCTACTTACATTGAAGAAGCTTCTGACGCTACTATTACATTAACGTTCTAA
- a CDS encoding sulfurtransferase TusA family protein: MESTEIHKLDCSNLNCPMPIVRIAKKFRDINIGEQVEIVATDPAFKADVEAWVRKTSQKLISFTEEGKSKIAVLEKIK; encoded by the coding sequence ATGGAATCTACAGAAATACACAAATTAGATTGCAGTAACCTAAACTGCCCAATGCCGATTGTTAGAATCGCTAAGAAATTTAGAGATATCAATATAGGTGAACAAGTAGAAATCGTTGCTACAGACCCGGCTTTTAAAGCAGACGTTGAAGCTTGGGTTAGAAAAACTTCACAGAAATTAATCTCATTTACTGAAGAAGGAAAATCAAAAATTGCTGTTCTAGAAAAAATAAAATAA
- a CDS encoding S9 family peptidase, with the protein MNKSISLLSLSIFFFTNLLLAQNNQSVLTFDEIMSGETYIGHSPHSPFWAKDSKTIYFYWNKENKAYDDLFKVDVKSKKYEKVSTEEQKSLPIANGDWNKNHTKKLYIKAGNLFIYDFKKGVQKQITNTLDKKSNAFFLDNENSISYTSNGNVFIMQLNDGVTTQVSNFTSGTKKGEPKLTPQNQFLHDQQLELFEIVRKREDRSEEKKEHSESLEISQPSKIYLGKKYLWKAQLSYDTKHIVYSLGKKAGNYATEMPVWVEGTGYVKMQNARPKVGSPEDTYTNYIFDINGDSTIEIDLTTLDGIYDTPKYYEEYPALEKGKSDKMRDVVMHSPTFSKGTNYAIADVRAYDNKDRWIILINLLDGSVTQIDRQHDDAWIGGPGISGWNFWIPKLKWIDSDTFWYQSENDGYSHIYTYTVSNNKKRQLTKGDFEVHGVKLSNDGKSFYVTANKEHPGSMQLYKLDIASAQLTKITSKEGNHETLLSPDEKYIVDRYSFSNKPWELYLQQNKPNVTPIQLTSSTTKAFDEYEWRSPEVVTFKAEDNKDVHARLYKPTAEKDLHKAVIFVHGAGYLQNAHKWWSVYYREYMFHNMLVDNGYTVLDIDFRASEGYGSEWRTAIYRNMGGKDLSDQVDGAKFLIEQHGVDAKKIGIYGGSYGGFITMMAMFKEGDTFQAGAAIRSVTDWAHYNHPYTSNILNTPALDPIAYKRSSPIYLAEGLKGNLLILHGMVDDNVQFSDVVRLSQRLIELKKENWNMAIYPIEPHGFKETSSWIDEYKRIFNLFQSKL; encoded by the coding sequence ATGAATAAATCAATATCTTTATTAAGCCTTTCCATATTTTTCTTTACTAACCTTTTACTAGCTCAAAACAATCAAAGTGTTTTAACCTTTGATGAAATTATGAGTGGAGAAACCTACATTGGACATTCACCTCATAGTCCTTTTTGGGCAAAAGACAGCAAGACAATTTATTTCTATTGGAATAAAGAAAACAAAGCCTATGATGATCTCTTCAAGGTAGATGTTAAATCTAAGAAATATGAAAAAGTTTCTACAGAAGAACAAAAATCTCTACCTATTGCAAATGGAGATTGGAATAAAAACCATACTAAAAAATTATATATTAAAGCTGGGAACCTATTTATTTACGACTTTAAAAAAGGGGTACAAAAGCAGATAACTAACACTCTTGATAAAAAATCAAACGCTTTCTTTTTAGACAATGAGAATAGCATAAGTTATACATCAAATGGCAATGTGTTTATTATGCAGCTAAATGATGGAGTAACAACACAAGTTTCTAATTTTACTTCAGGTACTAAAAAAGGTGAACCTAAACTGACACCACAAAATCAATTTTTACATGATCAACAATTAGAATTATTCGAAATCGTTAGAAAAAGAGAAGATAGATCTGAAGAAAAAAAGGAACATTCTGAAAGTTTAGAAATTAGCCAACCTTCTAAAATCTATTTAGGAAAAAAATACCTTTGGAAAGCTCAACTTAGTTACGATACAAAACATATTGTATATTCATTAGGAAAAAAAGCTGGAAACTACGCTACGGAAATGCCTGTTTGGGTAGAAGGAACTGGCTATGTGAAGATGCAAAATGCCCGACCTAAAGTAGGAAGTCCTGAAGACACTTATACCAATTATATTTTTGATATTAATGGTGATTCTACAATCGAAATTGATCTTACTACTTTGGATGGTATCTACGACACTCCTAAATATTATGAAGAATACCCAGCATTAGAAAAAGGGAAATCAGATAAAATGAGAGATGTAGTGATGCACTCTCCTACTTTTTCTAAAGGTACTAATTATGCAATTGCTGATGTTAGAGCCTATGACAATAAAGACAGATGGATCATTTTAATAAATCTTTTAGACGGTTCTGTTACTCAAATTGACAGACAACATGATGATGCTTGGATTGGTGGACCTGGTATTAGTGGTTGGAATTTCTGGATTCCAAAACTAAAATGGATTGACAGTGATACTTTTTGGTATCAATCTGAAAATGATGGCTATTCTCATATTTATACATACACTGTAAGTAATAACAAAAAAAGGCAATTAACTAAAGGAGATTTTGAAGTACATGGAGTCAAGTTATCTAACGATGGCAAATCTTTTTATGTAACAGCAAATAAGGAGCATCCTGGAAGTATGCAATTGTATAAACTAGATATTGCCTCTGCACAACTTACTAAAATCACTTCTAAAGAAGGTAATCATGAAACATTACTATCTCCAGATGAGAAATATATTGTTGATAGATATTCATTTAGTAACAAACCTTGGGAACTGTATCTTCAACAAAATAAACCAAATGTAACTCCTATTCAGTTAACTTCTTCTACTACTAAAGCTTTTGATGAATACGAATGGAGAAGTCCTGAAGTTGTAACATTTAAAGCAGAAGATAATAAAGATGTACATGCTAGATTATACAAACCTACTGCAGAAAAAGATCTTCATAAGGCTGTAATATTTGTACATGGTGCTGGATACTTACAAAATGCACACAAATGGTGGAGTGTTTATTATAGAGAGTACATGTTTCATAATATGTTAGTTGACAATGGCTACACTGTTTTAGATATTGACTTTAGAGCTTCTGAAGGGTATGGTAGCGAATGGAGAACTGCCATTTATAGAAACATGGGAGGAAAAGATCTCTCTGACCAAGTAGATGGAGCAAAATTTTTAATAGAGCAACATGGTGTAGATGCTAAAAAAATTGGCATCTATGGTGGGTCTTATGGTGGCTTCATCACAATGATGGCAATGTTTAAAGAAGGAGATACTTTCCAAGCAGGCGCTGCTATACGCTCCGTTACAGATTGGGCTCATTATAACCATCCTTATACATCAAATATATTAAACACTCCTGCTTTAGACCCAATAGCTTATAAAAGAAGTTCTCCTATTTACCTTGCAGAAGGTTTAAAAGGAAACTTACTAATTCTGCATGGCATGGTTGATGATAATGTTCAATTTTCTGATGTTGTCCGTTTATCACAACGGTTAATTGAACTCAAAAAAGAAAATTGGAATATGGCAATATATCCAATAGAACCACACGGATTTAAAGAAACAAGTAGTTGGATAGATGAATACAAAAGGATATTCAATCTTTTCCAATCAAAACTTTAA
- a CDS encoding family 10 glycosylhydrolase, translating to MRQFFFNIIFLTASTLCFSQETSVQKREFRGVWVATLNAIDWPYSEKDSADQQKEDFISLLDFHQKRGINAVIVQVRSSADVIYPSNIEPWSSSLSGKMGEAPKPFYDPLAFMISETHKRGMEFHAWVNPFRAVTNIQSVKVSSDHVYKRHPEWILKYHNLAILNPGIPEARKYIESVIEEIISNYDIDALHFDDYFYPYPDHGEIKADRATYRKYRVGNESIRDWRRANVNTFIEDIHALIIEKRPSLKFGVSPYGVWRNERDDQNGSPTRSGYTSYDHLYADVRLWLQNGWIDYVAPQAYQSTKHRNIPFKELITWWSNNSFGRHLYAGHATYRVQTSLEKGWRDNAEMPSQLYHTRSSENIHGSVFYNSTSLLYNQGGMADSLKNIYNVPALLPLMPWIDGTNPNPPEKPSIAVGETGIELKWQNALVAEDGDLATSYVIYSTTGGKLPNIDDPREILCIVPGNASSYIDERSLDLEKYTYLISALDRIHNESEAVLPVYPKEQNVILPAPFNEEMIVELNDAILKTTWEVVDRVVDNQGITMIKEVN from the coding sequence ATGAGGCAATTTTTTTTTAATATTATTTTTTTAACAGCATCTACATTGTGTTTTTCACAAGAAACTTCAGTTCAAAAGAGGGAATTTAGAGGTGTATGGGTTGCAACTTTAAATGCAATCGATTGGCCTTATAGTGAAAAAGATTCTGCAGACCAGCAGAAGGAAGATTTTATCTCGTTATTAGATTTTCATCAAAAGCGGGGTATAAATGCAGTAATTGTACAAGTACGTTCTAGTGCTGATGTTATTTACCCTAGTAATATAGAGCCTTGGAGTTCTTCTTTATCAGGTAAAATGGGAGAGGCACCTAAACCTTTTTATGATCCACTTGCTTTTATGATTTCCGAAACGCATAAAAGAGGAATGGAGTTTCATGCTTGGGTAAATCCTTTTAGAGCAGTTACAAATATTCAATCTGTTAAAGTATCATCAGACCATGTGTATAAGAGGCATCCAGAATGGATATTGAAATACCATAATTTAGCTATTCTAAACCCTGGTATTCCAGAAGCAAGAAAATATATTGAATCTGTAATTGAAGAAATAATTTCGAATTATGATATAGATGCTCTACATTTTGATGATTACTTCTATCCTTATCCAGACCATGGTGAAATAAAAGCAGATAGAGCAACTTATAGAAAATACAGAGTTGGTAATGAAAGTATTCGCGATTGGAGAAGAGCAAATGTCAATACATTCATAGAAGATATTCATGCGTTAATTATTGAAAAAAGACCCTCTCTGAAATTTGGAGTAAGCCCTTATGGGGTATGGAGAAATGAAAGAGACGATCAAAATGGCTCACCTACTAGATCGGGCTATACATCATATGATCATTTATATGCAGATGTTCGTTTATGGTTACAAAATGGATGGATTGATTACGTAGCACCTCAGGCTTATCAAAGTACTAAACATAGAAATATTCCTTTTAAAGAGTTAATTACATGGTGGTCTAACAACTCATTTGGCAGACATCTTTATGCGGGTCATGCAACATATAGAGTACAAACAAGTTTAGAAAAAGGTTGGAGAGATAACGCTGAAATGCCCTCACAATTATATCATACTAGATCATCAGAAAATATTCATGGGAGTGTATTCTATAATTCGACATCACTTTTGTATAATCAGGGTGGAATGGCAGATTCTTTGAAAAATATTTATAATGTACCAGCCTTATTACCTTTAATGCCTTGGATTGATGGTACAAATCCTAATCCTCCAGAAAAACCATCAATAGCAGTAGGAGAAACGGGTATTGAATTGAAATGGCAAAATGCATTAGTTGCAGAAGATGGAGATTTAGCTACAAGCTATGTTATATATTCTACTACGGGGGGGAAACTACCTAATATTGATGATCCAAGAGAAATACTCTGTATTGTTCCCGGAAATGCATCTTCTTATATTGATGAAAGGTCTCTAGATCTAGAAAAGTATACATATTTAATTTCTGCTTTAGATAGGATACATAATGAGAGTGAAGCAGTTTTACCTGTTTATCCAAAAGAACAAAATGTAATTCTTCCTGCTCCTTTTAACGAAGAAATGATTGTTGAATTGAATGATGCAATTTTAAAAACAACATGGGAGGTTGTAGATAGAGTGGTTGATAACCAAGGAATTACAATGATAAAAGAAGTAAATTAG
- a CDS encoding DUF1269 domain-containing protein, translated as MKSYKKLIVAIYQNEKTADHEFNLLSKKEKKDELDLKAYTVVSKSESGKTTVHDTEGRDAFWGAVVGGLVGMLIGPVGAIYGAALFAAEVFAGSVAAGLGVGALAGWVNSDALKIPNDLLVDIKKSLKPGSSAIVAVVEEDWVDEVEAVLEPQSEMLHHYQFTDSVVEKFEKDWEIFEKEQKVVS; from the coding sequence ATGAAATCTTACAAAAAACTAATTGTCGCAATCTATCAAAATGAGAAAACTGCAGACCACGAATTCAATCTTCTTTCTAAAAAGGAAAAGAAAGATGAATTAGATTTAAAGGCTTACACAGTTGTAAGTAAGTCAGAATCTGGAAAAACTACTGTACATGATACAGAAGGTAGAGATGCTTTTTGGGGAGCAGTAGTAGGAGGTCTTGTAGGAATGTTAATTGGTCCTGTAGGGGCAATTTACGGAGCAGCCTTATTTGCTGCAGAAGTATTTGCTGGTTCTGTAGCAGCAGGATTAGGAGTAGGTGCTTTAGCTGGTTGGGTAAATAGTGATGCTCTAAAAATACCAAATGATTTATTAGTTGATATAAAAAAATCTTTAAAACCGGGTAGTTCAGCAATTGTAGCTGTGGTAGAAGAAGATTGGGTAGATGAAGTAGAAGCAGTTTTAGAGCCTCAATCAGAGATGCTTCATCATTATCAATTTACAGATTCTGTTGTAGAGAAATTTGAGAAAGATTGGGAGATTTTTGAGAAGGAACAAAAAGTGGTTTCTTAA
- a CDS encoding 2,3,4,5-tetrahydropyridine-2,6-dicarboxylate N-succinyltransferase, which translates to MTRQQLIEQAWDDRALLQQQEYIDAVKATVEELDKGTLRCAEPIADGWQVNEWVKKAVILFFPLAKMETIKVGPFEFHDKIPLKSDYAEKGVRVVPHAIARYGSFVNKGVIMMPSYVNIGAYVDSGTMVDTWATVGSCAQIGKDVHLSGGVGVGGVLEPVQAAPVIIEDGAFVGSRCILVEGVHIGKEAVLGANVTLTASSKIIDVTGPEPVEYKGYVPPRSVVIPGSYTKKFPAGEFSVGCAIIIGQRKESTDRKTSLNDALRDNNVSV; encoded by the coding sequence ATGACTAGACAACAATTGATTGAGCAAGCGTGGGATGACCGTGCTTTATTACAACAACAAGAATATATTGACGCAGTTAAAGCAACTGTAGAGGAATTAGATAAAGGTACATTAAGATGTGCAGAACCAATTGCTGATGGTTGGCAGGTTAACGAGTGGGTAAAAAAAGCAGTTATTTTGTTTTTCCCTCTTGCTAAAATGGAAACAATTAAAGTTGGTCCTTTTGAATTCCATGATAAAATTCCTTTAAAAAGTGATTATGCAGAAAAAGGTGTTCGTGTAGTACCTCATGCAATTGCTAGATACGGTTCTTTTGTAAACAAAGGAGTTATCATGATGCCTTCTTATGTAAACATAGGAGCATACGTTGATTCTGGTACAATGGTAGATACTTGGGCAACTGTTGGTAGTTGTGCTCAAATTGGTAAAGATGTTCACCTTTCAGGTGGTGTTGGTGTTGGGGGTGTTTTAGAGCCAGTTCAAGCAGCTCCAGTAATTATCGAAGATGGTGCATTTGTAGGTTCTCGTTGTATCCTAGTAGAAGGTGTTCATATCGGTAAAGAAGCTGTATTAGGTGCAAACGTTACTCTAACAGCTAGCTCTAAAATTATTGATGTTACAGGCCCTGAACCAGTAGAATATAAGGGTTATGTACCTCCACGTTCTGTTGTAATTCCTGGTAGCTACACTAAGAAATTCCCAGCAGGTGAGTTTTCTGTAGGTTGTGCTATTATTATCGGTCAACGTAAAGAAAGTACTGATAGAAAAACATCTTTAAACGATGCTTTAAGAGATAACAATGTTTCTGTATAA
- a CDS encoding DUF3109 family protein, producing the protein MIVVDKVVLSDDMMSEEFVCNLDKCKGACCVEGDLGAPLNEHELEQIESVYEKVKPYMSPEGIAEVEKQGKYIKDFEGDFSTPTINNRECAYAIYDDKKYLHCAIEKAFLDKKIDYRKPISCYLYPARITKYDAYDAVNYDRWEICSDACVLGKELKVPVYKFLKGPFTAKYGAEWYAKLEKEIEDMKENLR; encoded by the coding sequence ATGATTGTAGTAGATAAAGTAGTATTGAGTGACGACATGATGTCGGAAGAATTTGTTTGTAATCTTGATAAGTGTAAAGGTGCATGCTGTGTTGAAGGTGACTTAGGTGCTCCTTTAAATGAGCATGAACTAGAACAAATTGAATCAGTCTATGAAAAGGTGAAACCTTACATGTCTCCTGAAGGAATTGCAGAAGTAGAAAAGCAAGGGAAGTATATTAAAGACTTTGAAGGAGATTTTTCTACACCTACTATTAATAATAGAGAATGTGCATACGCAATCTACGATGATAAAAAGTATTTACATTGTGCTATAGAAAAAGCATTTCTTGATAAGAAGATAGATTATAGAAAACCAATCTCATGTTATCTCTATCCAGCAAGAATTACAAAATATGATGCTTACGATGCTGTCAATTATGATCGTTGGGAAATATGTTCTGATGCTTGTGTTTTAGGTAAAGAATTAAAAGTTCCTGTCTATAAGTTTTTAAAAGGACCATTTACTGCCAAATACGGTGCTGAATGGTATGCAAAATTAGAGAAGGAAATAGAAGATATGAAAGAAAATTTAAGATAA
- a CDS encoding endonuclease MutS2, whose protein sequence is MLYPKNLEEKLGFDKLREILKDKCNGAVGRSYVDKMRFTSDPRFIRQRIAQVDECVRIYASGESFPHSGFIDVENYLDKAEIVNAFLLEDELFDLKTAFTTLKDCLTFFNTADPTLYPELVRVSEVVEFNPMILSDIDMILDDKGKIRDNASPELVQIRRALLKELSSLRSRTASVLQQMKKSGYAKDDAIPTLREGRIVVPVPAEHKRHVTGFVHDASSTGQTVFIEPQELLQLNNTIKDLELRERQEVIRILTEITNKIRPQIPGLRKGNNYLGIIDFINAKANFAMIQESIKPVIVDEPLIAWYHVAHPLLLWSFMEQSKQGQVVRQKIELDEERGRILIISGPNAGGKSIAMQTVALVQYMFQCGMLVPMVEGSKMGIFEDIMMDYGDDQSLENDLSTYSSHLTNMKAMLTKGGEKSLITIDEFGSGTEPELGGVIAESILEQMNRQHMWGCITTHYANLKFYAEKEVGLQNGAMRYDVEKLQPLYKLEQGQPGSSFALEIAQKIGLPKKVVNIARHKAGRKKINMEELLRNLEEEKKEFSQKNNEVRRLEQKLKSAKEKFETRSLELQNKKQSIINKAREDAQKVLDTANKKIEHTIKEIRETNAEKERTKKLRQNMENFRVSNQPTKGSKPKKEEVTYEVIGGKITIGDAVRVKGQTTIGEVASLSSKEAEIIIGALRTKVKLNRLERISKKEFRKEVREKSIGVSAASSITQKRVDFNSQLDLRGKRAEEVMYDLDDFMDSAIMLGETSVRIVHGKGTGALREVVRNHLRTFKGIKNVSDDHPDRGGAGVTVVTLR, encoded by the coding sequence ATGTTATATCCAAAAAATTTAGAAGAGAAACTTGGTTTCGATAAACTAAGAGAAATTTTAAAGGATAAATGTAATGGAGCAGTTGGGCGTAGTTATGTAGATAAAATGCGCTTTACTTCTGATCCTCGTTTTATTAGACAGCGTATTGCTCAAGTAGATGAGTGTGTACGTATTTATGCTTCTGGAGAATCTTTCCCTCATTCGGGGTTTATTGATGTAGAAAATTATCTTGATAAAGCCGAGATAGTTAATGCCTTTCTTTTGGAAGACGAGCTTTTTGATTTAAAAACAGCTTTTACAACATTAAAAGATTGTCTTACTTTCTTTAATACAGCAGACCCTACACTGTACCCTGAATTGGTTAGAGTAAGTGAAGTTGTAGAATTTAATCCTATGATTTTATCTGATATCGATATGATATTAGATGATAAAGGGAAAATTAGAGACAATGCATCTCCAGAATTAGTACAAATAAGGAGAGCGTTACTAAAAGAGTTATCTAGCTTAAGATCGCGTACTGCATCTGTATTGCAACAGATGAAAAAAAGTGGTTACGCAAAAGATGATGCAATACCTACTTTAAGAGAAGGACGTATTGTAGTTCCTGTTCCTGCTGAACATAAAAGGCATGTTACTGGTTTTGTTCATGATGCGTCATCTACAGGACAGACAGTTTTTATTGAACCTCAAGAGTTACTTCAATTAAACAATACAATTAAGGATCTTGAATTAAGGGAACGCCAAGAAGTTATACGTATTCTAACAGAGATTACCAATAAAATAAGACCTCAAATTCCAGGGCTTAGAAAAGGAAATAATTACTTAGGTATTATCGATTTTATTAACGCAAAAGCAAATTTTGCAATGATACAAGAATCGATTAAACCTGTAATTGTTGATGAACCTTTAATTGCTTGGTATCATGTTGCACACCCTCTTTTACTTTGGTCGTTTATGGAGCAGAGTAAACAGGGTCAGGTTGTACGCCAAAAAATTGAACTTGATGAGGAGCGTGGTAGAATTTTGATTATTTCTGGCCCTAATGCCGGAGGAAAATCAATTGCTATGCAAACAGTTGCTTTGGTGCAATACATGTTCCAATGCGGGATGTTAGTACCGATGGTAGAAGGTTCTAAAATGGGTATTTTTGAAGATATAATGATGGATTATGGCGATGATCAATCATTAGAAAATGACTTATCTACCTATTCGTCTCATTTAACCAATATGAAAGCAATGCTTACAAAAGGTGGTGAGAAATCTTTGATCACAATTGATGAATTTGGATCTGGAACTGAACCAGAATTAGGTGGTGTAATTGCAGAATCAATATTAGAACAAATGAACCGTCAGCATATGTGGGGTTGTATTACAACACACTACGCTAATTTAAAATTCTATGCAGAAAAAGAGGTTGGTTTGCAAAATGGAGCAATGCGTTATGATGTAGAGAAACTACAACCATTGTATAAATTAGAGCAAGGTCAACCGGGTAGTTCGTTTGCTCTAGAGATTGCACAAAAGATTGGCTTACCTAAAAAGGTAGTTAACATAGCACGACATAAGGCAGGGCGTAAAAAAATTAATATGGAAGAGTTACTTCGTAATCTTGAAGAAGAGAAGAAGGAGTTTTCTCAGAAGAATAATGAAGTACGCCGTTTGGAGCAGAAATTAAAGTCTGCGAAAGAAAAATTTGAGACTAGATCTTTAGAACTTCAAAATAAGAAGCAATCTATAATAAATAAGGCTAGAGAAGATGCTCAAAAAGTTTTAGATACTGCCAATAAAAAGATTGAACATACAATTAAAGAAATCCGTGAAACGAATGCTGAGAAAGAAAGAACTAAGAAGCTTCGTCAAAATATGGAAAACTTTAGAGTAAGTAATCAACCTACAAAAGGGAGTAAACCTAAAAAGGAAGAAGTTACTTATGAAGTCATAGGTGGTAAAATTACTATTGGTGATGCTGTTCGAGTAAAAGGACAAACAACTATTGGTGAAGTGGCATCTCTTTCTTCTAAAGAGGCAGAAATTATTATTGGTGCTTTAAGAACGAAAGTGAAACTAAATCGTCTTGAAAGAATTAGTAAGAAAGAATTTAGAAAAGAAGTACGAGAAAAATCAATAGGTGTAAGTGCAGCTTCTAGCATAACACAAAAAAGGGTAGATTTTAATTCTCAATTAGACCTTAGAGGTAAAAGAGCTGAAGAGGTAATGTATGATTTGGATGATTTTATGGATTCTGCAATTATGCTTGGAGAAACTTCTGTGAGAATTGTACACGGTAAAGGTACAGGAGCTTTAAGAGAAGTTGTTCGCAATCATCTTAGAACATTTAAAGGAATTAAAAATGTATCAGACGATCATCCTGATAGAGGAGGTGCAGGAGTAACTGTTGTTACATTAAGATAG